In Mixophyes fleayi isolate aMixFle1 chromosome 4, aMixFle1.hap1, whole genome shotgun sequence, the following proteins share a genomic window:
- the LOC142150106 gene encoding uncharacterized protein LOC142150106 produces the protein MVLFTKMMILPLAWCLLFLSIKQGDGYAIRGCEVQHQNQAKILCYKKGLNRVPEQLPPTTVILDISYNIIEVINVADFSNVSYLRELNISNNKIHFIETGSFQKLSRLKLLNLQNNRLTSLNVGMFEGLQNLSTLLIDNNINVTIQPMAFSALGNLKVLGLSSNHFHTLKAIDFVFQLHSLEKIYIGNSGLVNFSSSDIENISVSIDMINASKNAFSSISFTTRILQNVTSLDISFCGPSVVWTIKDPCFLKGLKRLIMEGINLKPTALSEIIQSLTCSSLEEINLGYLNLKDTDHMIQDICLKNPKMQTLHLQGNNYTRFNPNTFQNCSELKHLDLSHNNFIHVPASTFDHLAHLIQLTLANNNLITLPDDLSQMTSLERLNLSFNQLTTVYLNDTKSYSHLKDLDLSENKISYFHSSSPMNWSLQYLNLGHNYLLDISESFPANLRKLQDLILRKNKLSYLAGNTFKNLTFLKCLNLVDNQIEVIHPGAFEGVGNLQTLLLGSNKITRDSLQNNTFRGLKSLVELQLFSNYIAYESSKKLDVPPFQFLKSLKLISLNSQGHNGMRNLPVNIFEGLVALKKIQAGNLALSNVDKNVFSYTPQLKELDLSNNPLQTIDQSLLEPVCNLTELHLNRMNLESLDFLTGLNFQKLTYLRAAGNQLNIFTDRQHQALPSLIFLDLQSNPLYCSCDNQWFINWVQTDLQTQVLYFYDYRCAYPPSTKGEKLSTFNTESCRPNYDFILFLSTSVFISTLLLFSTVWHFWSRQIVYFYYMFQGFLYDRKYKGKKQEYQYDAFISYNCSDEEWVFSQLVPNLEETYQWKLCLHHRDFEPGKAIVDNIIDNIYSSRKTICVISKHYLASEWCSKEMQVASYRLFDEQTDVLILLFLEKIPNHRLSPYHQMRSLLKKKTYLIWPKKEDGFSVFWNMVNQAMQDD, from the coding sequence ATGGTCTTGTTCACCAAGATGATGATCCTACCACTAGCATGGTGTCTATTGTTTCTTTCAATCAAACAAGGGGATGGCTATGCAATACGAGGCTGTGAAGTTCAACATCAGAATCAAGCCAAAATTCTTTGCTACAAAAAGGGCTTAAATCGGGTTCCTGAGCAACTTCCACCAACAACAGTCATTCTAGACATTTCTTATAATATAATTGAAGTTATAAATGTTGCAGATTTCAGCAATGTTAGTTACCTGCGGGAACTAAATATTTCAAACAATAAAATCCACTTCATTGAGACGGGAAGTTTTCAGAAATTATCTCGACTGAAGCTACTGAACCTTCAAAACAATAGGTTAACATCTCTAAATGTTGGCATGTTTGAAGGTCTACAAAACCTCAGCACTTTGTTAATTGACAATAATATTAATGTGACTATACAGCCTATGGCTTTTTCTGCTTTGGGAAATCTAAAAGTCCTCGGTCTTTCATCTAACCATTTTCACACACTGAAAGCTATAGATTTTGTTTTTCAGCTACATAGCCTGGAAAAGATATATATTGGAAATAGTGGCCTTGTAAATTTTTCATCTTCGGACATTGAAAATATATCTGTTTCAATTGATATGATTAATGcttcaaaaaatgcattttcttcTATCAGCTTTACGACCAGGATCCTACAAAACGTAACTTCCCTGGATATATCATTTTGTGGACCATCTGTTGTATGGACAATTAAAGACCCTTGCTTCCTGAAGGGGCTAAAGAGGTTAATCATGGAAGGCATAAACTTGAAACCGACAGCTTTATCAGAAATTATTCAGAGCCTGACTTGTAGCTCCTTGGAAGAAATTAACCTTGGTTATTTAAACCTAAAAGACACTGACCACATGATCCAAGACATATGCCTTAAAAACCCCAAAATGCAAACTCTTCATCTCCAGGGTAATAATTACACTAGGTTTAACCCTAAtacttttcaaaactgttctgaaTTAAAACATTTGGATTTATCGCACAATAATTTCATTCATGTGCCTGCATCAACTTTTGACCATTTAGCCCACCTTATACAGTTGACATTGGCCAATAACAACTTAATTACACTTCCTGATGATTTATCACAAATGACCAGTTTGGAAAGACTGAATCTGAGCTTCAATCAGCTCACTACAGTCTATCTGAATGATACAAAGTCTTATAGTCATTTAAAAGATCTAGATCTATCTGAAAATAAGATTTCATATTTTCACTCATCGTCACCTATGAATTGGAGTCTACAATACTTGAACCTGGGACATAATTACCTTCTTGATATTTCTGAGTCATTTCCAGCTAATCTCAGAAAGCTGCAGGACCTGAtactaagaaaaaataaattaagttatCTCGctggaaatacttttaaaaacTTAACATTCTTGAAATGTCTAAACTTGGTTGACAATCAGATAGAAGTTATACACCCTGGAGCCTTCGAAGGGGTTGGAAACTTGCAAACATTATTACTTGGCagcaataaaataacaagagataGTTTGCAAAACAATACTTTCCGAGGACTGAAATCTCTTGTTGAACTACAACTTTTCAGCAATTACATAGCATATGAATCTTCAAAGAAACTAGATGTCCCACCTTTCCAGTTCTTGAAATCCTTAAAGCTTATTTCTCTTAATAGTCAGGGTCACAATGGCATGAGAAATTTGCCAGTTAACATTTTTGAAGGCTTGGTGGCTTTAAAGAAAATCCAAGCCGGCAATTTAGCCCTGTCCAATGTTgacaaaaatgtgttttcataTACTCCTCAACTAAAAGAGTTGGATCTGAGCAATAATCCTCTCCAGACCATAGATCAAAGTCTGTTAGAGCCTGTATGTAATTTGACAGAACTCCACCTCAATCGAATGAATCTTGAATCGCTTGATTTTCTCACTGGATTAAATTTTCAAAAACTAACATACCTTCGAGCTGCAGGAAATCAACTAAATATATTCACCGACAGGCAACATCAGGCCCTACCATCTCTCATATTCCTTGACTTGCAGAGTAACCCATTGTACTGCAGTTGTGACAACCAATGGTTTATAAACTGGGTACAAACTGATTTACAGACCCAAGTACTCTATTTTTATGATTATCGTTGTGCTTATCCACCATCCACAAAGGGAGAGAAACTGTCCACTTTTAACACTGAATCCTGTAGGCCTAACTATGACTTTATACTCTTTTTGTCCACATCTGTGTTTATCAGCACTTTACTTTTGTTTTCCACAGTGTGGCATTTTTGGAGTCGGCAAATTGTGTACTTTTATTACATGTTCCAAGGTTTTCTGTATGACAGGAAATATAAAGGGAAGAAACAAGAGTATCAGTATGATGCTTTCATCTCCTATAACTGCAGTGATGAAGAGTGGGTTTTTAGTCAACTTGTACCAAACCTTGAAGAAACCTATCAATGGAAGCTTTGTCTTCATCACCGGGACTTTGAACCAGGAAAGGCAATAGTAGATAATATCATTGATAACATCTACAGCAGCAGAAAAACAATTTGCGTCATCAGTAAACACTACTTGGCCAGTGAATGGTGTTCAAAGGAAATGCAGGTGGCCAGCTATCGCCTTTTTGATGAGCAGACTGATGTACTGATTTTGTTGTTTTTAGAGAAAATCCCCAATCATAGGCTCTCCCCTTATCATCAGATGAGAAGTTtgctaaaaaagaaaacatatctCATATGGCCAAAGAAAGAGGATGGTTTCAGTGTCTTCTGGAATATGGTTAACCAAGCTATGCAAGATGATTAA